The Humulus lupulus chromosome 3, drHumLupu1.1, whole genome shotgun sequence genome window below encodes:
- the LOC133825371 gene encoding uncharacterized protein LOC133825371 yields the protein MKVPKTITYNSLVDQLYTLIRADKSRIDLDLNVIYHFGSKGIPPSLISNDDDVAFFLDEIGTFINHRTPLCVSTIEKRSNEPLVTKTRELYTIPPVETKVNDDFCIDDDNENIDRPTCNDVLVKHNLQQTTSNEVLKSHDSSNNRGRKVRQVGEDNLWSTPLLLNQGEKGSTSASTAQLLTSSSSINSWEIKEGQIFENKQELKMKLHLYALKKNFEFKVKKSAKNIWCTVCVDDKCKWRLRATKLVNSNMFEVRKFFGEHTCSLDVRHKDHCQASPWLIGHVIRRKFEGDNVNYKPRSIVKDMSLSYGVLMSYAKAWRCREHALAYIRGTPESSFQKLPSFLYMMEQKNPGTVTHLQMDNEGRFKYCFMALGVSIMGFKTYIRPVICVDGTFLTTRCGGTLLCAMGQDANKQIYPIAFSVVDSENNDSWFYFLLKLKEAIGEVENLVFVSDRHTSIASALTKNFPEAYHGACIHHVSMNIRAKFKTDHFHEEFFLATKAYRKREFLRHFEKITFKDLAIAQYLENQVGFEKWARSFFPGHRYNLMTTGIAESWNNVIAEARGWPITCLMEFMRHTLQKWFFKRRTAASAATGPLATEVEVDLQKLADKSTTSFPFPSSQYEITVGW from the exons ATGAAGGTGCCAAAGACTATCACTTACAATAGTCTTGTTGATCAATTGTATACATTAATCAGAGCTGACAAGTCTCGTATTGATCTTGACTTAAATGTAATCTATCATTTTGGAAGTAAAGGTATCCCTCCATCTTTGATTAGTAATGATGATGATGTTGCTTTTTTTCTTGATGAGATAGGAACATTTATCAATCATCGGACACCCCTATGTGTGTCTACTATAGAGAAGAGAAGTAATGAACCTTTGGTTACTAAAACACGTGAGTTGTATACTATTCCTCCAGTTGAAACCAAAGTGAATGATGATTTTTGCATTGATG atgataatgaaaatattGATAGGCCTACCTGCAATGATGTACTTGTGAAGCATAATTTACAACAGACAACCTCCAATGAAGTATTGAAGAGCCATGATTCCTCAAATAATAGAGGTCGTAAAGTAAGACAGGTTGGTGAAGATAATCTATGGAGTACTCCACTTTTGTTGAATCAAGGGGAAAAAGGCTCTACTTCAGCCTCAACAGCTCAATTACTGACATCTTCTTCGAGTATCAATTCGTGGGAAATAAAAGAGGGTCAAATATTTGAGAACAAGCAAGAGTTGAAGATGAAACTCCATCTTTATGCATTAAAGAAAAACTTTGAGTTTAAAGTAAAGAAGTCTGCGAAAAATATATGGTGTACAGTATGTGTTGATGATAAATGCAAATGGAGGTTGAGGGCTACAAAATTGGTTAATTCCAATATGTTCGAGGTTCGTAAATTTTTCGGTGAACACACATGTTCATTGGATGTTCGACATAAAGATCACTGTCAGGCATCCCCATGGCTTATTGGACATGTCATAAGGAGAAAATTTGAGGGTGATAATGTTAATTACAAGCCAAGGTCAATTGTAAAAGATATGAGTTTATCATATGGAGTTCTTATGAGCTATGCTAAAGCTTGGAGGTGTCGAGAGCATGCATTGGCTTACATAAGAGGTACACCAGAATCATCATTTCAGAAACTTCCCTCATTTCTTTACATGATGGAGCAAAAAAATCCTGGAACTGTTACTCATTTGCAGATGGACAATGAAGGTAGGTTCAAATATTGCTTCATGGCCTTAGGTGTTTCTATAATGGGGTTTAAAACATATATTCGCCCAGTTATATGTGTAGATGGAACCTTCTTGACTACTCGGTGTGGAGGTACTTTGTTATGTGCCATGGGACAAGATGCTAACAAGCAAATATATCCAATTGCATTTTCAGTAGTTGACTCAGAGAATAATGACTCATGGTTTTATTTTCTACTGAAATTGAAGGAAGCGATTGGTGAAGTGGAGAATCTAGTATTCGTGTCTGATAGACATACTAGTATAGCAAGTGCCTTGACTAAAAATTTTCCTGAGGCATACCACGGTGCTTGTATACATCATGTTAGCATGAATATCCGTGCGAAGTTCAAAACTGACCATTTCCATGAAGAATTCTTCCTTGCAACGAAAGCTTATAGAAAGCGAGAGTTTTTACGCCATTTTGAGAAGATTACATTCAAAGATCTTGCAATTGCTCAATACTTAGAGAATCAAGTGGGTTTTGAAAAGTGGGCTCGTTCTTTCTTTCCTGGTCATCGATATAATTTAATGACTACAGGTATTGCCGAAAGCTGGAACAATGTCATTGCTGAGGCAcgtgggtggccaattacttgtcTCATGGAATTTATGAGGCACACTTTACAAAAATGGTTTTTCAAGCGTCGAACTGCAGCATCAGCGGCTACAGGTCCTCTTGCCACAGAAGTGGAAGTTGATTTGCAAAAGTTAGCAGACAAGTCCACTACCTCGTTCCCTTTTCCATCTAGTCAATATGAAATAACAGTTGGATGGTGA